GAAACGGTCAAAAACATTTTCTTGTCCTTCCAGGTCTCTCATCCTTTCTCAAAACTTTCTTAACATTTCCAAGTGGTCATAGTTATATATTCTAGGGACTTGATCTTAGTACTAACCCATACCAAACCAGGAGCCTGTTAACGAGGCAAATTCAAATGTAACATTAAGGTCTTAAAATGAGTGAGGCTTGACCTGGTTTCTTTAAGACATGACTTACTGGAAAAGAAAGATTTTAaaccatatttttgttttttgtcttAGTACTGTTAGGCCTAGGTACTGTTTTCTCAAAGCAATAATGATTGGTGGTTGTTTGGTGTTACCAATACACACTGTTGTGCTCCCTTAGGTTGTCTAAATGCATTTTGCTAATCTTTCTTGGCAGTCATTGTCAACTAGGAATGGAACTTCCACATGCTATTGTTTGACACAAATGCTCGGTTCTTGGCCTTTAATCGTTGAACTAGTCTTGTCCTTACAATCTTCCTGAAGGTGAAATTGGTAGACCAAGTTCAGTGTTACCAAGCAAATATTCTCTCATGTATCTCACATTTTTGTGGGGGTCACGTAAATTAGGTTGTGACGGCCCATCTTTCGTTTTCATCTATCTGTTTACTGCTCCTACGAGCATTATGATAATGGATGGGAGACTATACAAAGTCGAAAGCGACCTGAGAATAACATCAACGTGAGGGTCTTCCTCTTCTGGAAAGTTGCCAGCTAaaatctctttgttctcttctgTTCCCATTAATTGTTGCCTCATTAAGCTTTAATACTGTGCAATGATTATCTAGAGCTAAGTTGATATATCTACTAGCTTCCCTttcatttttgatattttctaatAACTCATTTCCTGATATGCAAATAGTTTCTTAAGAAGTGGTTACAAACAGTTTATATAGTAAAATGATAGTATTTTGAATGATTACGGTTTGTTGTTTTGTAAACGAATCATGTGAAGCTCTTGAAAGTAGCTTGACTTTATTTGTTAAGAAGCAAAGCTCTGCTGTTAGCTACTCTGGCCACACATTGTAGAAACAATGTTGGTAACCGAAGAAAACTCCTGTTTTTGTCATCAACCTCTTTGTCCTCTACCATGAGCGTTTCTTTTTCTTGGAAAAAGATTATTAGTATTTATTGAATAATGTGTACTTTTCAATGCTACATACTGGTTatcaattgattttttttttttttttttgaaacatgatTATCAATTGATTACTACCGTAAATTAATCAAGCAATGTCAGTTTTTCatccaagaatcatcatcttgGTGGCTTCTGTGTCGAGCATGCAGATCAACAGGGTTCATATGATATAACAGGGTTCTAACGGAGAACCGTGCAGATAACTTATTCGTGACagcatttaccaaaaagaaaagaacatattctggaaaaagaaaacaatgcaACTACCTACACATATGGCTTATTAAAGGCAAACAACAGAGCTTGGGTGAAAGACTCTCTCTTCATTACAGGATTTGGATTCCACCATATCTTCTTGATGAGTTTTATTTAGTTTTGCTCACCTTGCCTTTACTCTGGACACGACTAGCTCCACTTGTTCTTGTTCTAGCTTTGAGCTCtgacttttcttcttctttgcttaaTGTTTTCTCTGTGTGTTGGCGTTTTTGAATGTAGACTTGTTTAGAAACGTTCTTCCTCGCTGCATGTTTGTTGATGTTCTTTGGAAGTTGATTGCTAGGCCCTGAAGATGCATCAGAAGCCATTGAATCATCACTCTCCTCATCACCACCATCATCAGCCTCTTTTACCtgtgaatcatcatcatcatcatcatcaacaataATAGAGGAATGGTCATTTCCACCGAAGGCGTCCTCTATGTACATAGTCCACCCTGACTCACAACTGTTGtattcctcctcctcctcagagCCTCCATGATCCCTTGGAGATTCCATGGCTTTGTTCtaggcaaagaagaacacaaaaataaagttttaggTTTAGCACATATGCAAAAGATACACttgtttttaaataagttaCCTACCTTACTTGTTTGAATCCACTTCAGCAATTTACTCCCTGATATAGGCTCTGTGTCTGTGTCTCTCTTTGGCTTTGCTCTTCCATCatcaataaataataagttgttttttttttgtcaaatatcAGGAAAAGCAGGAGCCTATAAGAAGCCTCATATAATTGAAGAGCAGGAGTAAGTTTCACCACATGGCAACCCTAGCACCATTGTTTTCACTCACTTGAAGCACTACATGACAAAGCCAACtgcagatatatatatatatatatcaaggaAGGTAGCAAAGGTTAGtgcatctcttttttttttttttttgaacttagtgCATCTCATTTTACATAAAGAATTAAAAGCCtatgttcttctttttccataaGATAACTAAATGCATAAATAAATCtaacttttattttacaaaaatattttggttccTAACAAATTGTAATCTTATCTAGAGTCAGGACACATCAATACCCACAAAACGAGAAACCATCCTTGTGAGCTTTGTCATTAGTGATGTGTAGGCAAAGTTCATAAGTTTTAACTTGTCCTTTCTGTGCTCTTCTTGATTGGTAACTATCAATTGTTACTGCAAGTTTTAACTTTCTCTATGTATTCTCTCTTATGTATCTTAAATATTAAAGATCAGCTTTTGAGGTGGAAATCAGAAGAGACCCACCTCAACAAACAAGAAGGAATAAAGGAAGCATTTACTTAATTAAGTTAAGAGctgttcctcttcttcattccttTAATACTcccttcttcctcctccaatCCTCTCAGTGTCTTTAAAACTGTTGCAGCCTTTTCTTCTCCTCTCAttgtatcattttattttttcttaagagaatgacaaataaaaaaaaggagtaTAACAACTGTCACAATAAAAAACTAGTTGAGTCCATAATACTTGTATTCAATGCGTTTCATGTATCTCTGGCGTCACCTTAACATGTTCTTCAATGGAGTCCCTCTTGGCGACAGCTAGCACATTCAAGTGTGTGTGAGAGTCCATATTACAAaagtttatcttttgttttgacTTTGACTCATATTTGAGTTAAACAAACATATTTAGCTTTGGGGTTTAACTAAGACATTTTTATTTCAaagttgttaaaaataattcaattctGAAAGGGGGTGGTACTACAGTGGGCCTCATGAGCTTGTAGAGATGTGTGTGTGAGGATTTATTAGAGTTTGTACACATCGTTAACGTCTGAAGAAAACGGAGTTGGACtcattggatttttttttcatgtgtgaCTGTGTATTGTCATTGTACGTCATTATTATTGTCACTGATTCATTTATTTGTAGGTTTAAATTTGGAAAAGTCACAGATATTGAAAGCATCATAATCAGATATCCACTGGAAGTAATTGATAACTTTGGTTGGCAAGTCAGTGAGAAAAGGGACGGGACTCTGTGTTGTTTGCCTCTTATGGCATGTTGGAGCAGCTAGTTGTGAAGTATATGTTGTTGTTATATCTTATAACCATATATACCGTTATATTTTACCAAAGAAAAATTCTCAACACTGATATTTGTAATTTGTTTCAGTACTTATATACGTCGAATATTTAGGATAAAGGGACATTTTGTTGTTGGTCATTTTTAATAACTAGAAGAAACAAATTGAATTAGATAAATACGTTTGATAGATTGGTTGAACGAAATAATGTCTCTTGTTGTTTTCTAAAAGGCTTAAAAAAGAAGGTCATGTGCCCTTTGGCACCAAATTCTTGCCTTGCATGTCCGCTCTCACTCGTAGATTTTTTCTTGTACTTTGGTCGTTTGTTTACTATGGCTTCTACACTTAATGTACGtataatttgttaatttaaagGCAAATGCTAAACCTAAACATAAAACTCTCTTTATGCATGTTTGTGTTTGGTGTGAATCTCTTTTACTATTATTGCGCGTGAACGTAGACACGTATCTGTATTAGTGTCATAAGTTACAATACTTGATGGGTTTAACGTCAAAACattagaaaaaaagagaagttgTCGGCTCCCTCTTGAGGAAATCATATAGTATGTGAATCAGTTAGTAATAATCACAATCCGACATTCTTTGTTTACGTATTTGTACCCCTCTCACAGCTGTATCCATTTTCACCAACCAACCCaagctttcttttcttctttaaaaaGTGGTTTATTTTCTACTTACTTTCAGTATCCAATAAACAAAACGATTTCAACAACTGTATCCATTATTGTCTACAACTTTATGCAAGTAATCTCTCGGAGACGTCGGTGGCTAAATATCACTTACCGTGCCAAGAATTGGATCCAGAAGCCaatatcaatattttcataattgagAGTTAAAGAGTATTGTTAAATCGATGTCGGACTaaccgtttttttttaaaataattctgtGATAGCTTGGCCCCGGTTAACTCTTCTTTTCTGATGCCTGACTAGGGATATTAggagtgtttcaaaaaaaaaaaaaaaagactagggATATTACGTAATAGccttttctttatttctcttgCGAAAGTAAAGTCGAGTGGATagtactttttttctttctcctctGGGGTTGACTTAGATAAAGACTAAGAACAAGAAGTGAAACACACAGAATAATGTGAGGCCAAACACTTCGGTTTTCGTAGGATCTTGACTAGATGGATCTCAAAATCTTGAATTGGGACTGGAATCAAGAATCTTACCCAGCTTCTTCTGATTTCTGGGTCCTCATCTTCTTCGCTCCCTTCTTCCTTATTCTTCGAATCATACTCGACAGATCCATATTTGAGGTAAGTACCCCCACTACTCTCTGTTTGTTTTCTATCTCTTAGTATACATCATGACTTGAGAAGCAAGTAATCTCTTATGAGTAACCGATCTGAGAGATACACAATCGCATTATAGAGAGCTGCTAGAAGAGTGGTGTTTCCTAGAGGAAGCTCTGCTGATTCAAACCACAGAAGAAAGAAGATAGTGAAATTCAAAGAATCAGTTTGGAAATGTCTCTGCTCTTTCTCTATCGAAACACTTGCTCTCTACGTCACTTATAAGGAGCCATGGTTTAAAGACACAAGATGCTTCTGGTTAGGACCAGGAGACCAGATATGGCCTGACCAAAAGATAAAGTAAGATTCATGAATAAGCTTAAGTTAATGTGTTACGTCAGAGGCAAGAAACCGTCAAGTATCCCTCAAACCCTAATTTCCTCTTGAGTAATATATTTTACAGGTTGAAAATGAAGGGACTGTACATGTTTGTCGGTGGCTTGAATGTGTATTCTTTATTTGCTTTGTTCTTTTGGGAAACAAGACGATCTGATTTCAAAGTCATGATAGTTCATCACATAGTAACTTCATTCCTCATCATCTTATCTTACGTTTTCAGGTACTTCTAACaattaaaagatatcaacgactaatattttttttttatcttccacAAGACTTTGAAATTCAACTTCCTCTTGTTATCTTTTGTATGCTAGTTTTGCTCGTATAGGTTCTGTAATATTGGCTCTTCACGAAATCAGCGACGTGTTTCTAGAGATAGGCAAGATGTGCAAATACAGCGGCCTAGAAGCCATGACTAGCCTCTCGTTCATCCTATTTCTCCTGTCGTGGACGGCTTTGCGACTCATCTATTACCCTTTATGGATCCTTTGGAGTACCAGGTTTATACCATAAACCTTTAACACTgatctttatgtttttttggttgCTCTCCACGTATGATATGTTTGGCCTATATGCAGCTATGAATCAATAAAAGTGAAACTGGAGTGGGACAAGAAGCATACGATGGAAACTGGACTGCCTCTTACAGTGTACTACGTTTTCAACACACTTCTCTGGTGCTTACAGATTCTTCACATCTACTGGTGGGTCTTGATATGTCGTGTGCTCATCAGCCAAATCCGTTCCAAAGGCAAAATCGATAAAGACGTTCGTTCTGGTTAGATTCATTTATATATGCATACATTATATCTAAACCGAACAAATTAATGCTTTAATATCATATGTTCTTGTGAtattctaaataatatatacatattttatttttgttttaaccattattttgatcaatatatatattctttgcaGACACAGAAGGTGAAGATGATGAACACCAAGATTGATTGTCTCAGACTCTTGTCTAATCAATTTGAAGCATCAGTGATGTCGACTTGTTTGATACATTTGCCGAATAAAACCACATTTTTTTGCGAATTAACAAAGCAATGATGACAAATAACAAAGCTTTGGGACGTACCCTATGATGACTACATAAGACTAAACTTGAAACATATACAGACAAAGGAAAGTGAATCAAACACGTGTAAATTGAAAAGATAAACCCAACTTGATTAAGAAGAAACCCCAAACAATGACCCAATGAttgaaatacacaattttaacCCAATTTTTTTATGGAGAGGGATATTGTGATAATTACTAGATACATCTATCTTCgatttatcaatttatttttatcgtttaatttttagaattttgaaaataaatttgctTTCTGTTCAAGGGTTTCTTATATATATGCTTTTGGTGTTAATGTGTGATAAATTAAAGGGTCGTGAAGAGTGCATGTGAATGTTAGTCAGAGAAGCTAAAATGCATACAACATGTGTATCCTAGTCATTTTGGCACCAGTCCGCGCATAAATCATAAGCCTACTACTCCTtatctcttgtttttttctacTATTTTCTTCTACGATATTATTCGATTCTATACATGGATTTGCAAAACTTTATACAAAGCAcagtatagattttttttaaggtCAACATTGATATTATTGATAAAGCTCAATGGGCACGTTACATAAAGAAATGATAAAAGAACCAATTTTTTAGTCTAATCATAGAAGATTacaacaggaaaaaaaaaaagtcaaattcTCTCTAACACAACTCCCAATGCAATCTGTATGGAAAGTCTCTGGTCATGCTTCCGACGTGAATCCTCTGGCGTTCATCACTGGCGAACCTCCTCCCATCCTCCCTCCAGACTCTCCTGACCCAACCTCGCCTCTTTCACCTGCAAACTTTCCCACCCTAACTGAAACCGCCACAAAAACTGTTCTCTCGGGTTCCTCTCGTAAAGGACCTCGACGAGAGTCTAAGCTGTCTGCCACTACTTCTTTTGCCCCGCAGAAGACGCAAGATACCATTACTTGCTCTGGAACCATTTCAATGGAGATAGAGAAAGAAAACCCAACCTTATCCATTATTGTCACTGTTCCAGAAAGTGAATCTAAATCTGCTACAGTTCAATCTGAAGTTTCTGAAACAAACTTCAACCAAAACTACACCATCCTCCCCCCAAGATAATCTTCCCCTATCCAAACAAACCAAGCCTCATCTTCTGTCCCAACCCTACCTTCCCTTTCTTCACCTGTGAACTCAAACCCTCCGTTAACTACCTCTGAATTGGAGAATGCTCATCCTCAGAATCAAACTCTTGTTGAGAAACTGAGAGCCTCTACTGATAAATCTTTAAGGCGCCTTGCTCCTGTAACGTTAGCTCCTTCAGGCCGTCCAAGAGTGGTCATTCCTGACTCTGTTTTCAAAAAGGGAGCAGAGATTCACAAAGATTTCATCATTTGCTACTTCAATGGGAAATCTCCACTATATAATCAAATACAAAGTGTATTTAATTATATGTGGGGCAAAGGCAAGAAGTTAGAAATTCATAACATCCCTTAAACCACTCAGTTATAGTCAGAATTCAAAGCGATTACCTCAGGCAGAAGATCCTCGACAAGAGTATTTGGTACGTCGGCGATTCTATGTTTCACACGGCCTAGTGGAACTCTGATCACTCCATGTCAACGCCTCCACTAAAGGCCATTAAGATCTGGGCGCATCTCACGGGTGTACCCCTCGATCTCCGCTACGATGAAGGGCTAAGCTTAGTGGCGGGTCTGATTGGTGAGCCAAAAGAGACTGATGAGTTCACAAAGAACTTAGTTAGCCTAACTGTGTCTCATGTAAAAGTTGAAGTAGACTTAACGGTGCCTTTACCTCATGTGGTTGAATTCGAGAGGGAAAGTGGTGAAGTTGTGGAAGTTCTAGTCCACTATCCGTGGGTTCCCCCAACTTGCTCGCACTGTCATGAGCTTGGTTACATCGTGCGAAACTGTCTCAGCTACTCACCTCCTGCCCCTGAAACAGGGAAATAATCAACTACCAAGAATAATGAAAACCTTAAGCCTAAAGAAACCCCCCAAAAACCTCCGCACAAAACCTCTCAAAAGTTCCAAACTCCCCAATCTACCTTCACCCCCTCAAAGTTCTCAAGAAAGAACCAGAAAAAATAACAACCTGTCATAAAGGATCCACCTCCTAAGCTTCCTCCATCTTCCTTACCGCCTGGCCCATCCCTAACTCCTCAAAACTCTTGTATCTTCTCCTCGCCCGACCCTACTCCTCGACCATCACTATAGCGCTCCCGCTCTTCTCCAACCCTTTCCCCGCCTCCTATCTCAAACCAAACCCCCTCTTTTGCTTCACAAAACCTTTTTCTGCCTCTAACTGAGAACACTTCTGCCTTTAAACCTCCAGACCCCTTCCTTACCCAACTTGTCCCAAACTCTCAACAAACCTCTTTTTCTATTGGTGCTCGAGGACCTCCTCTTCATGAGGACCTTCTATCTCCATCCCAATGAGTGTCAAACTCTTTTTTTGGAACGTCCGAGACCTAAATGACCCGGATAAGCACAAACCTTTTGTAGATTGGCTTAGTAGCCAAAAGCCCCTTTTTGGTGCCCTGTTAGAAACTCATATAAAAGAACCCTTTCTTCACCCGATCATCACTAAAATCTGCTATGGCAGGAAGTATCTCTCTAACCATTTTTCAGACCCTGGTGGCCGTATCATACTGATCTGGAAGGAGCCTTTGGTGGTTCAGCTCTTGTCTCA
The window above is part of the Brassica napus cultivar Da-Ae chromosome C3, Da-Ae, whole genome shotgun sequence genome. Proteins encoded here:
- the LOC106360138 gene encoding ceramide synthase 1 LOH3; the protein is MDLKILNWDWNQESYPASSDFWVLIFFAPFFLILRIILDRSIFERAARRVVFPRGSSADSNHRRKKIVKFKESVWKCLCSFSIETLALYVTYKEPWFKDTRCFWLGPGDQIWPDQKIKLKMKGLYMFVGGLNVYSLFALFFWETRRSDFKVMIVHHIVTSFLIILSYVFSFARIGSVILALHEISDVFLEIGKMCKYSGLEAMTSLSFILFLLSWTALRLIYYPLWILWSTSYESIKVKLEWDKKHTMETGLPLTVYYVFNTLLWCLQILHIYWWVLICRVLISQIRSKGKIDKDVRSDTEGEDDEHQD
- the LOC106361909 gene encoding protein SOB FIVE-LIKE 1 is translated as MESPRDHGGSEEEEEYNSCESGWTMYIEDAFGGNDHSSIIVDDDDDDDSQVKEADDGGDEESDDSMASDASSGPSNQLPKNINKHAARKNVSKQVYIQKRQHTEKTLSKEEEKSELKARTRTSGASRVQSKGKVSKTK